In Bacteroidota bacterium, one DNA window encodes the following:
- a CDS encoding zf-HC2 domain-containing protein, translating into METPDIHSQLHPYLDGELSAEERSYFVEHLRTCAQCAEQVRAYSLLHQRLKTAFPSELVPESVRDHIRAAAVVAPPAKRLVPIISWRMAGVAACVVALLCSVWFFTHRSVPSSEDAEATEFVTDHTNAVTQGVASSIASADYTAVSEWVRETVGFTPTFSASESGGYELLGARSAHVAGKQVAVIRLKLRGEVVDVYEFPRGTHLSDELHRWDRNGYTVASFSQGALRFWIVGVLKEGELNSLVARLRDS; encoded by the coding sequence GTGGAGACCCCGGATATTCATTCGCAGCTTCATCCGTATCTCGATGGCGAACTCTCGGCCGAAGAACGCTCGTACTTCGTCGAGCACCTTCGCACCTGCGCGCAATGTGCCGAGCAAGTTCGAGCCTACAGTCTATTACATCAGCGGCTCAAGACAGCGTTTCCCTCAGAACTGGTGCCGGAGTCCGTTCGCGATCACATCCGCGCCGCTGCTGTGGTGGCGCCTCCTGCGAAGCGATTGGTCCCGATCATTTCGTGGAGGATGGCAGGCGTTGCGGCGTGTGTCGTGGCGTTGCTGTGCTCGGTCTGGTTCTTTACTCATAGGAGTGTCCCGAGCAGCGAAGATGCCGAAGCGACGGAATTCGTGACAGACCACACGAACGCAGTAACCCAAGGCGTCGCAAGCTCGATCGCTTCCGCCGATTACACCGCCGTCTCCGAGTGGGTCCGGGAGACAGTCGGGTTCACTCCAACGTTCTCGGCAAGTGAGTCGGGTGGATATGAACTTCTTGGGGCGCGCTCAGCGCACGTCGCGGGTAAGCAGGTGGCTGTAATTCGGTTGAAGTTGAGAGGCGAGGTGGTAGATGTCTATGAGTTTCCCCGCGGCACTCACCTCTCGGACGAGCTCCACCGTTGGGATCGCAACGGCTATACCGTTGCGTCGTTCTCACAAGGTGCGTTGCGCTTCTGGATTGTTGGTGTTCTCAAGGAAGGCGAACTCAACTCCTTGGTTGCTCGGCTTCGCGACTCCTGA
- a CDS encoding T9SS type A sorting domain-containing protein — MRKSTTVFAALLALILTSGLSLAQHRGGPGHHGFPGDTIRPPHGPMDSLHGGPMDTLHRPPFGKPRGGRVGLKDSCFQVFLSQIPADSAAMITADMNGLQTDQAQADTLRHQLFAAFKAHDSVAIAAIRAQLQALHQQMTDLAKNLKSILDQYKDLLIAVRKDCGGMPNPPHKGGPGSGGTMPLVVTPIVPNPVPTGATASFTYTLSAASDVNITINDLMGTAVKTVFSGNVTDTTAQTVTLDLSGLKPGLYILRVQAGNVVMSQKLMVQ, encoded by the coding sequence ATGAGAAAGTCAACTACAGTGTTCGCAGCACTTCTGGCCCTGATCCTTACTTCGGGTCTGAGCCTCGCGCAGCATCGTGGCGGTCCGGGTCATCATGGTTTTCCGGGTGATACCATTCGTCCGCCGCATGGTCCGATGGACTCGTTGCATGGCGGTCCGATGGATACGCTGCATCGTCCGCCGTTCGGTAAGCCGCGTGGTGGTCGTGTTGGTCTGAAGGATTCCTGCTTCCAGGTATTCCTGTCGCAGATCCCGGCCGATTCTGCAGCGATGATCACCGCAGATATGAATGGTCTGCAGACCGATCAGGCTCAGGCAGATACGCTTCGTCACCAGCTCTTTGCAGCATTCAAAGCACATGATTCCGTTGCGATCGCTGCGATCCGTGCGCAGCTCCAGGCTCTGCATCAGCAGATGACCGATCTGGCGAAGAACTTGAAGTCGATCCTCGATCAGTACAAGGATCTCTTGATTGCCGTCCGCAAGGATTGTGGTGGAATGCCAAACCCGCCGCATAAGGGCGGACCGGGCAGCGGTGGCACAATGCCGCTCGTCGTCACGCCGATCGTACCGAATCCGGTACCGACAGGTGCAACGGCATCGTTCACCTACACGCTTAGCGCTGCAAGTGACGTGAACATCACGATCAATGACTTGATGGGTACAGCCGTGAAGACAGTCTTCAGCGGCAACGTAACCGATACCACTGCGCAGACGGTGACGCTCGACCTGAGCGGCCTGAAGCCGGGTCTGTACATCCTCCGTGTACAGGCAGGGAATGTGGTCATGAGCCAGAAGCTCATGGTTCAGTAA
- a CDS encoding sigma-70 family RNA polymerase sigma factor: protein MPHLDAAYSFALRLCGNRADAADIVQDAYLRAMRYFDTFRGLNARTWVLKIVRNQYYTWIEQMKNRQGHESLDEQHFGIQSDDVSPDDSLVQSEESLAVRSAVAALPPEFREVIVLRELEELDYKQIALVLEIPIGTVMSRLSRGRAILRDSLRLQLYPGP from the coding sequence ATGCCGCATCTGGATGCGGCCTATTCGTTCGCGCTTCGGTTGTGCGGAAATAGGGCAGATGCCGCGGATATTGTCCAGGACGCATATCTCAGGGCAATGCGCTATTTCGATACATTTCGAGGCCTCAATGCGCGGACGTGGGTGCTGAAGATCGTGCGTAATCAGTATTATACGTGGATCGAGCAAATGAAGAACCGACAGGGACATGAATCGCTTGATGAGCAACATTTCGGCATACAGTCCGACGATGTCTCGCCGGATGATTCGCTCGTGCAATCGGAAGAATCGCTAGCAGTGCGTTCGGCGGTTGCTGCGCTGCCGCCGGAGTTTCGAGAAGTGATCGTGCTTCGAGAGTTGGAGGAGCTCGACTATAAGCAGATCGCGCTTGTACTCGAGATCCCGATCGGGACTGTCATGTCCAGGCTATCTCGCGGTCGCGCGATCTTGCGCGATTCGCTCCGTCTTCAACTTTATCCCGGACCGTAA
- a CDS encoding T9SS type A sorting domain-containing protein, with product MVRVTLIVLLIVGVYSDVRSQILNGDFESWTNGRPDYWTPVDTMGSYMQGIDTSNNSACFSYHAAGSGTGAWYTDFLSNATRTAQFGSVIPPGSKVLMFRYTHNCDPTSGYISATYKLHLPSGNTYANSSLLLAAGGWQTIRFAIPPNPNPLAKAYAEINFRFIFASLSKTVSYSFDASIDDVGFDSVTDASTQTANTVDLQTPGIYPNPASSIVTIKLPSPLAPAATIFLSDAAGRICRRSDEFLSVDDRTLLLDVSSLPNGLYFIHSTGASNLSSAVLVSH from the coding sequence ATGGTGCGTGTTACTTTGATCGTCTTGCTCATCGTCGGCGTGTATTCCGACGTGCGCTCGCAGATACTCAACGGCGATTTCGAATCGTGGACAAACGGAAGACCCGATTATTGGACGCCGGTCGATACGATGGGGTCCTACATGCAAGGGATCGACACGTCGAATAACTCCGCATGTTTCAGCTACCATGCTGCGGGCTCTGGCACTGGTGCGTGGTACACAGATTTTCTTTCCAACGCGACTCGAACGGCGCAGTTCGGGAGTGTCATACCACCGGGATCGAAGGTATTGATGTTCCGCTACACGCATAACTGCGATCCGACGAGCGGATATATCTCTGCGACATATAAGCTTCATTTGCCATCGGGGAATACATACGCAAACAGTTCGTTGTTGCTTGCGGCCGGTGGATGGCAGACGATTCGATTTGCGATCCCACCGAACCCGAATCCACTTGCGAAGGCGTATGCCGAAATCAATTTCCGTTTCATCTTTGCGTCGTTATCGAAAACCGTATCGTACTCGTTCGATGCATCCATCGACGATGTCGGGTTCGACTCTGTTACCGATGCATCGACCCAAACTGCAAACACCGTTGATCTGCAAACACCCGGTATCTATCCAAATCCGGCAAGTTCAATCGTTACGATCAAACTCCCCTCACCTCTTGCACCGGCTGCAACCATATTCTTATCGGACGCCGCCGGGCGCATCTGCCGACGAAGCGATGAATTCCTGAGTGTCGACGACCGCACCCTTCTGCTTGACGTTTCGTCACTGCCAAACGGACTCTACTTCATCCATTCCACCGGAGCCTCGAATCTCTCCTCCGCCGTTTTGGTCAGCCATTGA
- the hppD gene encoding 4-hydroxyphenylpyruvate dioxygenase, translating into MAQAELVAESKASGAATQDFLPLNGIDHIEFYVGNAKQSAYYYRSAFGFSIRGYQGLETGSRDRTSYLLEQGKVRIVLTTPLTKDHYINEHLATHGDGVHSIAIEVDDVESAYKETTKRGAVGVQEPREITDENGTYRTASIRTYGDTIHTFVERKNYKGFAPGFRMVTEPDPVARPTGIAAVDHMVGNVGWNEMNKWVKWYEEVMGFHVFVSFDDSDISTEYSALMSKVMASGSEKIKFPINEPATGKKKSQIEEYVEWYNGPGVQHIALITGDILSTVTKLTEQGVEFLRVPSSYYRDLEARVGKINEPIAELEKLGILVDRDDDGYMLQIFTKPVQDRPTVFFEIIQRRGARSFGKGNFKALFESIEREQALRGNL; encoded by the coding sequence ATGGCACAAGCAGAATTAGTCGCAGAATCGAAGGCCTCCGGGGCCGCTACGCAGGACTTCCTGCCCCTCAACGGCATTGATCATATCGAATTTTATGTAGGCAATGCAAAGCAGAGCGCCTACTATTATCGCTCGGCGTTCGGCTTCAGCATTCGCGGCTACCAGGGCCTTGAAACCGGTTCGCGCGATCGTACAAGCTATCTCCTTGAGCAAGGGAAAGTACGCATCGTCCTGACGACGCCACTGACAAAAGACCATTATATCAACGAGCATCTCGCAACCCACGGCGACGGTGTGCATTCGATCGCCATCGAAGTCGACGATGTCGAGTCTGCCTACAAGGAGACGACCAAACGTGGCGCTGTCGGCGTGCAGGAGCCGCGCGAGATCACCGACGAGAACGGTACGTATCGCACGGCGTCGATTCGTACGTATGGCGACACGATCCATACCTTCGTCGAGCGCAAGAATTATAAAGGGTTTGCCCCAGGCTTTCGGATGGTGACGGAGCCCGATCCGGTTGCCCGGCCAACGGGTATTGCTGCTGTCGATCACATGGTCGGCAATGTCGGCTGGAACGAGATGAACAAGTGGGTAAAGTGGTATGAAGAGGTAATGGGCTTCCATGTGTTCGTCTCGTTCGACGATAGCGATATCAGCACAGAGTATTCGGCGCTGATGTCGAAAGTGATGGCGAGCGGTTCGGAAAAGATCAAATTCCCGATCAACGAACCCGCGACCGGCAAGAAGAAGTCGCAGATCGAAGAGTATGTCGAATGGTACAATGGCCCCGGCGTGCAGCACATTGCGCTCATCACCGGCGATATTCTCTCGACAGTCACGAAGCTGACCGAGCAGGGTGTCGAGTTCTTGCGCGTGCCGAGTTCGTACTACCGCGACCTCGAAGCCCGCGTCGGGAAGATCAACGAACCGATTGCCGAACTCGAGAAGCTCGGCATCTTGGTCGATCGTGACGACGACGGCTACATGCTTCAGATCTTCACAAAGCCGGTGCAGGACCGCCCGACCGTGTTCTTCGAGATCATCCAACGCCGTGGCGCCCGCAGCTTCGGCAAAGGTAACTTCAAGGCCCTCTTCGAGTCGATCGAGCGCGAACAAGCGCTCCGAGGGAATCTCTAA
- a CDS encoding transposase, whose amino-acid sequence MFETTSEFSSYRRNLPHWQIGGYTYFVTFRALRILPNNSRDIVCKKVRDGHHTTYDLLFGVVMPDHVHLLIRPTKKDTETWHPLPSILQKIKGGTAREINIAEHSSGTLWQKESFDRMIRNEHELLEKWEYIWNNPIKAGLVDSIVEYPFYIRPSVG is encoded by the coding sequence ATGTTTGAAACCACCTCCGAGTTTTCGTCTTACCGGCGCAACCTCCCTCATTGGCAAATCGGAGGCTATACGTATTTTGTTACCTTCCGCGCACTGAGGATTCTGCCAAACAACTCACGCGATATCGTTTGTAAGAAGGTCCGTGACGGACATCATACGACTTACGATCTTCTCTTTGGGGTTGTCATGCCCGATCATGTTCACCTGCTGATACGGCCAACTAAAAAGGACACAGAAACTTGGCACCCGCTTCCCTCGATTCTTCAAAAAATCAAGGGAGGAACTGCTCGTGAGATCAATATAGCCGAACATTCGTCCGGTACACTGTGGCAAAAAGAGAGCTTCGATCGGATGATTCGTAATGAACACGAGTTGCTCGAGAAGTGGGAGTATATTTGGAACAATCCGATCAAAGCCGGGTTAGTTGATTCAATTGTCGAGTATCCATTCTATATTCGACCATCGGTTGGATGA
- the dacB gene encoding D-alanyl-D-alanine carboxypeptidase/D-alanyl-D-alanine-endopeptidase: protein MFVLFLALCGAIVRSQPLVAPQHPETPQQQRTLADLQRDLVSTLADPKYSNAQIGIDVRSLQTGERLFNLDAEKNLLPASNLKLVTTAAALHLLGPDFRYSTQVVTGGKLVRRVLKGDIIIRGSGDPTLGSPSMFTGSYPTAVLDEWADSLEALGIEKIDGSIVGDASYFTSDQYPLGWTLEDIPYYYATQSSGLSFADNAVSVTVSPGIRGGAKPVYEITPESQYFEVNDLAVTRDVPRKQGDSAVAPSNSITITRESGENTISIQGSIDRGSPAVNEQLSVEDPPLYIATVFREILASHGITVTGSAMSAADLDERINYNATRILINHLSPPLTEIVRVVNKKSHNQFAEQLMRTIGKETLGKGDWRTGAEAVKRYLNFAGIEPDRIALYDGSGLSRMDLVSAADIVNLLRYVAADQKIYPAFDSSLPVMGVDGTLSSRLHDSRAMGNVHAKTGSLTGARSLSGYLRTKDDEPIAFSILVNNYTCSGAEIQNLMDLVILRLVNFMRNPVLK, encoded by the coding sequence GTGTTCGTCCTATTTCTTGCGCTCTGTGGCGCCATCGTCCGTTCGCAGCCGCTCGTCGCGCCGCAGCACCCTGAAACCCCGCAACAACAACGCACCCTCGCCGACCTTCAGCGCGATCTGGTTTCGACGCTTGCCGACCCGAAGTATTCGAATGCGCAGATCGGGATTGACGTCCGGTCGTTGCAAACCGGTGAACGGCTGTTCAATCTCGATGCCGAGAAGAACCTGCTGCCGGCGTCGAATCTCAAACTCGTGACCACCGCCGCAGCGCTGCATTTGCTCGGGCCGGACTTTCGGTATTCGACCCAAGTGGTCACCGGCGGCAAACTCGTTCGTCGTGTGCTCAAGGGTGATATTATCATTCGTGGTTCGGGCGATCCGACGCTCGGTTCGCCGTCGATGTTCACGGGCTCGTACCCGACGGCCGTTCTCGACGAATGGGCCGATTCGCTCGAAGCGCTCGGTATCGAGAAGATCGACGGCAGCATCGTCGGCGATGCAAGTTACTTCACGAGCGATCAGTATCCGCTCGGATGGACGCTCGAAGATATTCCGTATTACTATGCGACCCAATCGTCGGGGCTGTCGTTCGCCGATAATGCCGTCAGTGTGACGGTCAGCCCCGGGATACGTGGCGGTGCGAAACCGGTCTATGAGATTACGCCGGAGTCGCAGTACTTCGAAGTGAATGATCTTGCCGTCACGAGGGACGTGCCTCGCAAACAGGGTGATTCGGCGGTGGCTCCGTCGAACTCGATCACGATCACTCGCGAATCCGGCGAGAACACGATCAGCATTCAAGGCAGCATCGACCGCGGTTCGCCGGCCGTGAACGAACAGCTCTCGGTCGAGGACCCGCCACTCTATATCGCAACGGTCTTTCGCGAGATTCTTGCATCGCATGGGATTACCGTGACGGGCAGCGCGATGAGCGCCGCAGACCTCGACGAACGCATTAATTATAATGCAACACGAATTCTGATCAATCATCTGAGTCCGCCGCTTACCGAGATCGTGCGAGTCGTGAACAAGAAATCGCACAACCAATTTGCCGAACAGCTCATGCGAACGATCGGCAAAGAAACACTTGGCAAAGGCGATTGGCGCACGGGGGCCGAAGCGGTCAAGCGGTATCTGAATTTTGCCGGGATCGAACCGGACCGCATCGCGCTCTACGACGGTTCGGGCCTCTCGCGTATGGATCTTGTCTCGGCGGCGGATATCGTCAATCTGCTTCGCTACGTTGCTGCCGACCAGAAGATTTATCCCGCCTTCGATTCGTCGCTGCCGGTCATGGGGGTCGATGGTACATTGTCCTCACGGTTGCATGACAGTCGCGCAATGGGGAATGTGCACGCCAAGACCGGCTCGCTTACCGGTGCGCGCAGCCTCAGCGGATATCTTCGCACAAAAGACGACGAGCCGATCGCGTTCTCGATCCTCGTGAATAACTATACTTGTTCCGGTGCGGAAATTCAGAATCTTATGGACCTCGTCATCCTCAGACTGGTTAATTTCATGAGGAATCCGGTATTGAAGTAA
- a CDS encoding phage portal protein, which yields MDLRLGTFNISISRKAAPQQAALTITGGGTNSPFIFNRYDNPRQNLLFIRETVSAAMHARSEAVGRGTLHAYDTSGGKQTALSADHPIERILAAPNPLMNGTDLLELISQWLDATGNALLLKVRNGYGQPSELWLLPATSYTIERGTDELPAFYRFFPSNTRIPAADVIHIKRSDIRTAPFSGHAILSDIIETAMTDSALRLYQQRFFDNDAMPRAVMQFPKGTTLTQAQLDEIRATWEAKYQGPSNAGKLAILPDGGSLETLGVGAKELDFAESRKALRDSIREAFKVPKIVLGDTDGVNLANAETSYRVFMRDVVDHALGKIAAALTRGLALEFSISFVIRCDDIVPEAEDKLLGRLQELKQSLTVDEQRKLLGLGPLPAGKGNVFVVGTNVYDANWKEIT from the coding sequence ATGGACCTACGACTCGGCACATTCAATATCTCGATCTCGCGCAAGGCTGCCCCCCAGCAAGCGGCGCTGACGATCACCGGCGGCGGCACCAACTCGCCGTTCATTTTCAATCGGTATGACAATCCTCGACAGAATCTTCTGTTCATCCGCGAAACGGTATCGGCGGCGATGCATGCACGCAGCGAAGCGGTCGGACGCGGAACACTCCACGCATACGACACCAGCGGAGGAAAGCAGACTGCGCTTTCGGCGGATCATCCCATCGAACGCATTCTCGCAGCGCCGAACCCGTTGATGAACGGCACCGACCTGCTGGAGCTCATCTCGCAGTGGCTCGACGCCACCGGGAATGCGTTGTTACTCAAAGTCCGCAATGGCTACGGTCAGCCGAGCGAACTATGGCTGCTGCCCGCGACGAGCTATACGATCGAGCGTGGAACAGACGAACTGCCGGCATTCTACCGGTTCTTCCCCTCGAACACCCGCATCCCCGCGGCGGACGTCATTCACATCAAACGCTCCGATATTCGCACAGCGCCATTCAGCGGACACGCAATCCTTTCGGATATTATCGAGACGGCCATGACCGATAGCGCGCTGCGTTTGTATCAGCAGCGATTCTTCGACAACGATGCCATGCCTCGTGCGGTCATGCAATTCCCGAAAGGCACGACTCTCACGCAGGCACAGCTCGACGAGATCCGCGCGACCTGGGAGGCCAAGTACCAAGGGCCGTCGAACGCCGGCAAGCTCGCCATCCTGCCCGACGGCGGTTCTCTCGAAACGCTTGGCGTCGGTGCGAAGGAGCTTGATTTTGCCGAAAGCCGCAAAGCGTTGCGCGATTCGATCCGCGAAGCGTTCAAAGTCCCGAAGATCGTGCTTGGCGATACCGATGGGGTCAATCTCGCGAATGCGGAAACGAGCTACCGCGTGTTTATGCGCGATGTCGTCGATCACGCGCTCGGCAAGATCGCAGCAGCGCTCACACGCGGACTCGCGCTCGAATTTTCCATCTCGTTCGTCATCCGATGCGACGATATCGTACCGGAAGCAGAAGATAAATTACTCGGTCGCCTGCAAGAGCTCAAACAATCTCTGACTGTGGACGAACAACGGAAGCTACTTGGCCTCGGGCCGCTCCCAGCAGGGAAAGGAAATGTCTTTGTGGTCGGGACGAACGTCTACGACGCCAATTGGAAAGAAATCACTTGA
- a CDS encoding DoxX family protein translates to MRTRLAVLNDTPTDGPKATLVIRLMTGSVFFWEGILKFVYPNQGVGRFTKIGFPMPVELATFVALLEIIGGLCLLFGYRTRIVSALFIGQMIVAILSTKIALYLGTSPLPLPPAPPTVGMWAVLHESRADVAQLLTCVFLFLAGPGPISLDARRVSRPAGEVSTS, encoded by the coding sequence ATGCGTACTCGACTCGCTGTATTGAACGACACCCCGACCGACGGACCAAAAGCAACGCTCGTCATTCGACTGATGACAGGCTCAGTATTCTTCTGGGAAGGCATTCTTAAGTTCGTCTATCCCAATCAAGGCGTGGGCCGATTCACGAAGATCGGATTTCCGATGCCTGTGGAGTTGGCGACCTTCGTCGCGCTGCTCGAGATCATCGGTGGGCTTTGTTTGCTGTTTGGATATCGGACACGGATCGTATCCGCGCTGTTCATCGGGCAGATGATCGTCGCCATTCTCTCGACGAAGATCGCTCTCTATCTCGGAACATCTCCCTTGCCGCTCCCGCCCGCTCCGCCGACGGTAGGAATGTGGGCGGTATTGCACGAATCACGAGCGGATGTAGCCCAATTGCTGACGTGCGTGTTTCTGTTCTTGGCTGGTCCTGGTCCGATCTCGCTGGATGCTCGTCGCGTCTCGAGACCGGCAGGTGAGGTCAGTACTTCTTAA
- a CDS encoding rhodanese-like domain-containing protein yields MPPFDITVEEFKKMLDSNVEHQLIDCRRPDEFQFSNIGGTLIEMREIPAHLDELRGDIPLVIVCRTGSRSAMVTSFLRQNGFPNAQNLQGGIYAWSDRIDPKVKKY; encoded by the coding sequence ATGCCTCCGTTCGATATTACCGTAGAAGAATTTAAGAAGATGCTCGACAGCAATGTCGAGCATCAGCTTATTGATTGCCGCCGCCCGGATGAATTCCAGTTCTCGAATATCGGCGGGACGCTCATCGAGATGCGCGAGATTCCCGCACACCTCGACGAACTGCGCGGTGACATCCCGCTCGTTATCGTCTGCCGCACCGGCAGCCGCAGCGCAATGGTTACTTCCTTCCTGCGCCAGAACGGCTTCCCGAATGCGCAGAATCTTCAGGGTGGCATCTACGCCTGGAGCGACCGCATCGACCCGAAGGTTAAGAAGTACTGA
- a CDS encoding phage major capsid protein, with amino-acid sequence MITHNEHTDTLTASRTELKQLIDEAVTRRTKEQPDRSALKAFNVLGTKSAEKEKIRKTFRFFSALSAGDHDEMRRIHASYDPEYVKLLSPQIEGTSSAGGYLVPQEFYADVVFALGEYGFARKYCPVVEMNSNILNVSTLAGKPTVQWVDENNVINASKATFGRLTLTAKKLAAIYPISNELLQDANIDVYNTIVRIFANVFAQEEDTQVFRGNGTPFTGILNTAGVNTTYLGGSSASGKTHFPDVTFDDMISLVQSLAPAYQRDAAIFIEQNALTELLKKKDANSRYLWDLTNAILPNVTPNGPLAQTALSFRGFPIVVLPNGILTTTYDANPHPATPFAIFGNLKTAGAWLGQRGAMDVRISFDATADTVNAFTNDLQMMRLTERIAFGVAQPSYLAVLSTSAS; translated from the coding sequence ATGATCACACACAACGAACACACCGACACACTCACCGCATCGCGTACCGAGCTGAAGCAGCTCATTGACGAAGCGGTCACACGACGCACCAAAGAACAACCGGACCGCTCGGCGCTGAAGGCATTTAATGTACTCGGCACGAAGTCGGCAGAGAAAGAGAAGATCCGCAAGACGTTCCGGTTCTTCTCCGCTCTTTCGGCAGGTGACCACGACGAGATGCGACGCATTCATGCGAGCTACGATCCCGAATACGTCAAGCTCTTGTCGCCACAGATCGAAGGGACGAGCTCGGCGGGCGGATACCTCGTCCCACAAGAGTTCTATGCCGATGTTGTCTTCGCACTCGGTGAATACGGCTTCGCCCGAAAGTATTGCCCGGTCGTGGAGATGAACTCGAACATTCTCAACGTCTCGACACTGGCAGGAAAACCGACGGTGCAATGGGTCGATGAGAATAATGTCATCAATGCATCGAAAGCAACCTTCGGACGCTTGACCCTCACGGCCAAGAAACTCGCTGCGATCTATCCGATCTCGAACGAACTCTTGCAGGATGCGAACATCGACGTGTACAACACGATCGTCCGCATCTTTGCGAACGTCTTTGCACAGGAAGAAGATACGCAGGTCTTCCGCGGCAACGGCACGCCGTTCACCGGCATCCTGAATACGGCGGGTGTCAACACGACATACCTCGGCGGCAGCTCGGCAAGCGGCAAGACGCACTTCCCGGACGTCACGTTCGACGATATGATCTCGCTCGTGCAGTCGCTCGCACCGGCATACCAGCGCGACGCGGCAATCTTCATCGAGCAGAATGCGCTCACCGAACTGCTCAAGAAGAAAGATGCGAACAGCCGCTACCTCTGGGATTTGACGAATGCGATCCTGCCGAACGTCACGCCGAACGGACCGCTTGCTCAGACGGCGCTGAGCTTCCGCGGCTTCCCGATCGTCGTGCTGCCGAACGGCATTCTCACGACGACCTACGATGCCAACCCGCACCCTGCGACACCGTTCGCCATTTTCGGCAACCTGAAGACGGCGGGTGCCTGGCTCGGTCAGCGTGGCGCGATGGACGTCCGGATCTCGTTCGATGCCACGGCCGATACGGTTAATGCATTCACGAACGATCTGCAGATGATGCGCCTGACCGAACGCATCGCCTTCGGCGTCGCACAGCCGAGCTATCTCGCTGTGCTCAGCACCAGCGCGTCGTAA
- a CDS encoding helix-turn-helix transcriptional regulator, producing METQGQRIRRVRDEKGIKQKFISETTGITQAHLSRIENDESGVTRNTLRKIADALGVSFESLYIPKPSDRIAGSDALPVSIDEVLASESAMIRFMGGDRPDDGTMEWVRRSLGVIRDEVRRRRQ from the coding sequence ATGGAGACTCAAGGTCAACGCATTCGTCGTGTACGCGACGAAAAAGGTATCAAACAGAAGTTTATCTCGGAAACCACCGGGATCACGCAGGCTCACCTCTCGCGCATCGAGAACGACGAGTCGGGCGTGACACGCAATACGCTGCGCAAGATCGCCGATGCTCTTGGCGTATCATTCGAATCGCTGTATATCCCGAAGCCATCCGACCGCATTGCAGGTTCGGATGCGTTGCCGGTGAGCATCGATGAAGTGCTGGCGAGCGAATCCGCAATGATCCGCTTCATGGGCGGCGATCGTCCGGACGACGGGACGATGGAGTGGGTGCGTCGTTCGCTTGGCGTTATTCGTGATGAAGTACGCCGTCGCCGACAGTGA
- a CDS encoding alpha/beta fold hydrolase, whose product MTYTTDTATISYELVHEEKRGDHIPLLFLHSALGTRREFDRLKEYYPDRMLILPDLPSHGESTTTLHAITMHDLAMWMRRLVIEHLKIPTVDIIGYSMGGYVAITLALQEPRLVRSIVSHAMKFYWTQTAISEALAGLDADAIKARSEKAYAALSAIHEPNDLHRTAALASSVIRSFAQKQLTEEDVKKLECPLLVSVGDNDTMVTPEEVTRLYGALAREKAYLAIHPNSPHQISKLDLGSFTFSNRLVFGGER is encoded by the coding sequence ATGACCTACACCACCGACACTGCAACGATCTCCTACGAACTCGTTCACGAAGAAAAACGAGGCGATCATATCCCTCTGCTGTTTCTGCACAGCGCCCTCGGGACGCGACGCGAGTTCGACCGACTCAAAGAATACTATCCCGACCGGATGCTCATCCTGCCGGATCTCCCATCGCACGGTGAGAGTACGACAACGCTGCACGCAATCACAATGCACGACCTTGCGATGTGGATGCGGCGACTGGTCATCGAGCATCTGAAGATCCCAACCGTTGATATCATCGGCTACAGCATGGGCGGCTATGTCGCGATCACGCTGGCGCTCCAGGAGCCGCGACTGGTGCGCAGCATCGTTAGTCATGCGATGAAGTTCTACTGGACCCAGACCGCGATATCGGAAGCGCTTGCCGGTCTCGACGCCGATGCTATCAAAGCTCGCTCGGAGAAAGCCTACGCAGCACTGTCCGCGATCCACGAACCCAACGATCTTCACCGCACTGCGGCATTGGCTTCGTCAGTGATCCGGTCATTCGCTCAGAAGCAGTTAACCGAAGAAGACGTGAAGAAACTCGAATGTCCGCTGCTCGTATCGGTTGGCGATAACGACACGATGGTCACGCCGGAAGAAGTTACCCGTCTGTATGGAGCACTCGCACGAGAGAAGGCCTACCTCGCCATCCACCCGAACTCGCCACACCAGATCTCAAAGCTCGATCTTGGATCATTTACCTTTTCAAATCGACTGGTATTTGGTGGAGAGCGATAG